Sequence from the Rutidosis leptorrhynchoides isolate AG116_Rl617_1_P2 chromosome 3, CSIRO_AGI_Rlap_v1, whole genome shotgun sequence genome:
ttatgcgttaatgcagtcaagggttttgctattctggaaaagtcttggatgaaccttctgtagtaaccagctagtcctaaaaactggcgtatgtgtttcggagttttcggggtttcccacttttcaacagtttctatctttgccggatccaccttaataccttttttgttcactatgtgaccgaggaattgaacttcttccaaccaaaatgcatactttgaaaatttagcgtacaattcttccttcctcaatacttctaacacctttcttaaatgttcaccgtgttcttggtcattctttgagtaaataagtatgtcatcaatgaaaacaatgacaaacttgtcaaggtatggtccacacactcggttcataaggtccatgaacacagctggtgcattagttaaaccaaatggcatgaccataaactcgtaatgaccgtaacgcgttctgaaagtagtctttggaatatcatcttctttcacccgcatttgatgatacccggaacgtaagtcaatctttgaataaacagacgagccttgtagttgatcaaataagtcgtcgattctcggtagtgggtagcggttcttgatggtaagtttgttcaactctcggtagtcaatacacaacctgaatgtaccatctttcttcttgacaaacaaaacaggagctctccacggtgatgtgcttggtcgaatgaaaccatgctctaaaagttcttgtaattgggtttgcagttctttcatctcgctgggtgcgagtctgtaaggagcacgagctattggtgcagctcctggtacaagatctatttgaaattcaacaggtcaatgtgggggtaatcccggtaattctttcggaaatacatcgggaaattcttttgcgacgggaacatcattgatgctcttttcttcagtttgtactttcttgacgtgtgctagaatagcatagcaaccttttcttattagtttttgtgccttcaaattactaataagatgtagcttcgtgttgcccttttctccgtacaccattaagggttttcctttttctcgtataatgcgaattgcatttttgtagcaaactatctctgctttcacttctttcaaccagtccataccgattatcacatcaaaactccctaactctactggtatcaagtcaatcttaaatgtttcgctaaccagtttaatttctcgattccgacatatattatctgctgaaattaatttaccatttgctaattcgagtaaaaatttactatccaaaggcgtcaatggacaacttaatttagcacaaaaatctctactcatatagcttctatccgcacccgaatcaaataaaacgtaagcagatttattgtcaataagaaacgtacccgtaacaagctccgggtcttccagtgcctctgccacattaatattgaaaactcttctgcggccttgtccattcgtgttctcctggttcgggcaatttctaataatgtggcccggttttccacatttataacaaaatacattggcataacttgctccgacactacttgctccgccattactcgttccgacaccatttgttcctttcgttctattaacccctggtccgtagacgtcacacttcgccgcgctatgaccatttcttttacacttgttgcaaaatttggtgcagaaccccgagtgatacttttcacacctttggcatagctgcttctgattgttgttgttgttgtggttattattgttgttgggatgattgttgtagttgctgttgttgttgttgttgttgttgttgttgttgggccgtttgttgtagttgcgatttatgttgcgattgttgggataattgttgcgattattgttgtaattgctgttgttgttgtattggtgattcttatcaccgttttcctcccactttcttttgacttgctttacattggcctcttcagcagtctgttctttaattctttcttcaatctggttcactagtttgtgagccattctacatgcctgttgtatggaggcgggctcgtgtgaacttatatcttcttggattctttccggtaatcctttcacaaacgcgtcgatcttctcttcctcatcttcgaatgctcccggacacaataggcacaattctgtgaatcgtctttcgtacgtggtaatatcaaatccttgggttcgtaaccctctaagttctgtcttgagcttattgacctcggttctgggacggtacttctcgttcatcaagtgcttgaatgctgaccacggtagtgcgtacgcatcgtcttgtcccacttgctctagataggtattccaccatgttaacgcagaacctgtgaaggtatgcgtagcgtacttcaatttgtcctcttcagtacacttacttatggcaaacaccgattcgaccttctcggtccaccgtttcaatccgatcggtccttcgattccatcaaattccaaaggtttgcaggaagtgaattctttgtaggtgcatcctacacgatttcctgtactgccagatccaaggttattgttggtatgtagcgcagcctgtactgcggctatgtttgaagctagaaaagtacggaattcctcttcattcatattcacggtgtgtcgagtagtcggtgccatttccttcaaaatagtcaaatggaacaagttaatcatacagaatattaagagtagttaatagtatttcgtagcataatatgaactcatttataaaagctttttcttcatattagcgttttataagtttaaattcgggtagtacctacccgttaagttcatacttagtagctaatatacaattcaactactacaattctatatgaaaaactgattataataatatttcgcgttcaaacttttacacaatattttacaaacttacaataccgcttattttacatatagcatgaaatatagcacacaataaatttgatacaagatggttgtgaagataattctagctagtacacaagtcgttcagcaaaggcaataaagacacgtaattcatacgtccagaaacaagtcatgcattctggttttactaggattacttcccatccttggtcttgtggaacataaccgttatggccgttgataagacagcgtgttgtaacgtcgtcaaagggacgagggttacgtaatgtccaacagtcccgtaacaatctaaaaacctcatttcttaccccaattaccgactccgtcacttgtgggaacgttttatttaatagttgtagcccgatgttcttgttctcactttggtgagaagcgaacattactaatctgtaagcataacatgcttatttatgttgcatgtcagccactttttctaaatcacgaagtccaatattcggatatattgagtcaaaataatttcttaacccattacgtaaaatagcatttgggttccccgcaatatatgcgtcaaagtaaacacatcgtaacttatggatttcccaatgtgatatcccccatctttcgaacgaaagccttttataaaccaaggcattcttggaacgttcttcgaatgtcttacaaactgatctcgccttaaatagttgtgccgaagaattctgaccgactctagacaagatttcatcaatcatgtctccgggtaggtctcttaaaatattgggttgtctatccattttgtgtttttatactgtaaaatagacaagagttagattcataaaaaaatacttattaatacaagcaatttttacatatatcataaagcataagcacactatattacttatattacaccacacgaatacaactatcttattccgactcgcttgtttcttcttcttcggttttggttcgttttgccaagcttctagggatatatgatgttcccctaatacgagacgtcgttatccacattggtttagaaaaacctggtggtttagaggttcccgggtcattgttacaacttaaggacttcgggggttgacgatacatataaagttcatcggggttggaattagatttctctatttttatgccctttcccatattattttcttttgcctttttaaattcagttggggtaatttctataacatcatcggaattctcgtcggaatccgattcatcggagaattggtaatcctcccaatattttgcttccttggcggaaacaccattgaccataattaaccttggtcggttggttgaggattttcttttacttaaccgttttattatttcccccgccggttctatttcttcatccggttccgattcttcttccggttccgattcttcttccggatccgactcttcttccggttcctcttcgggaacttgtgaatcagtccacgaatcattccaatttacatttgactcttcattattattaggtgagtcaatgggacttgttctagaggtagacatctatcacataatatcaaacgcgttaagagattaatatatcacataatattcacatgttaaaaatatatagtttccaacaaaatttgttaagcaatcatttttcaagtaaacacggtcgaagtccagactcactaatgcatcctaacaaactagataagacacactaatgaaaaattctggttctctaagaccaacgctcggataccaactgaaatgtcccgttcttattgattaaaaacgttccatattaattgatttcgttgcgaggttttaacctctatatgagacgtttttcaaagactgcattcatttttaaaacaaaccataacctttatttcataaataaaggtttaaaaagctttacgtagattatcaaataatgataatctaaaatatcctgtttacacacgaccattacataatggtttacaatacaaatatgttacatcgaaatcagtttcttgaatgtagttttaacacaatatcatacaaacatggactccaaatcttgtccttattttagtatgcaatagcggaagctcttagtattcacctgagaataaacatgctttaaacgtcaacaaaaatgttggtgagttataggtttaacctatatatatcaaatcgtaataatagaccacaagatttcatatttcaatacacatcccatacatagagataaaaatcattcatatggtgaacacctggtaaccgacattaacaagatgcatatatataagaatatccccatcattccgggacacccttcggatatgatataaatttcgaagtactaaagcatccggtactttggatggggtttgttaggcccaatagatctatctttaggattcgcgtcaattagggtgtctgttccctaattcttagattaccagacttaataaaaaggggcatattcgatttcgataattcaaccatagaatgtagtttcacgtacttgtgtctattttgtaaatcatttataaaacctgcatgtattttctcatcccaaaaatattagattttaaaagtgggactataactcactttcacagatttttacttcgtcgggaagtaagacttggccactggttgattcacgaacctataacaatatatacatatatatcaaagtatgttcaaaatatatttacaatacttttaatatattttgatgttttaagtttattaagtcagctgtcctcgttagtaacctacaactagttgtccacagttagatgtacagaaataaatcgataaatattatcttgaatcaatccacgacccagtgtatacgtatctcagtattgatcacaactcaagctatatatattttggaatcaacctcaaccctgtatagctaactccaacattcacatatagagtgtctatggttgttccgaaatatatatagatgtgtcgacatgataggtcgaaacattgtatacgtgtctatggtatctcaagattacataatatacaatacaagttgattaagctatggttggaatagatttgttaccaattttcacgtagataaaatgagaaaaattatccaatcttgttttacccataacttcttcattttaaatctgttttgagtgaatcaaattgctatggtttcatattgaactctattttatgaatctaaacagaaaaagtataggtttatagtcggaaaaataagttacaagtcgtttttgtaaaggtagtcatttcagtcgaaagaacgacgtctagatgaccattttagaaaacatacttccactttgagtttaaccataatttttggatatagtttcatgttcataataaaaatcattttctcataataacaacttttaaatcaaagtttatcatagtttttaattaactaacccaaaacagcccgcggtgttactacgacggcgtaaatccggttttacggtgttttttgtgtttccaggttttaaatcattaagttagcatatcatatagatatagaacatgtgtttagttaattttaaaagtcaagttagaaggattaacttttgtttgcgaacaagtttagaattaactaaactatgttctagtgattacgagtttaaaccttcgaataagatagttttatatatatgaatcgaatgatgttatgaacatcattactacctcaagtttagtaggtaaacctactggaagtgacaagaaatgatctagcttcaaaggatcttggatgtcttgaaagttcttgaagtaggatcatgacacaaaaacaagttcaagtaagatttttactcgaattaagatagtttatagttatagaaattgaatcaaagtttgaatatgaatattaccttgaataagaaagataacctactgtatataacaaaggtttcttgatcttagatgattacttggaatggattagaaagcttggaagtaaattagtaaacttgaagggatttttgaagtgttcttcctatgatgattatagcttgattcttgaagtgatttttgatgaagatgatgattaactactggaaaaacacattcataatagtgtgtgtgtgtgttgagagagaattagaaagagaattggaagtgaaatggagtgaatgatgagtggtaattggtgagtggtgagtggggttaaaaggagttctagttagttgactagctcttggtagaagttaaaattgattagtcatacatgaaataataaagagtggaatcccatgctagttcctattggtatatacccatagtaagtacgttttgaagctgtgtataatacgggtaagaatacgactagaattcttgatgaaagaaaagaatgggaaagtaactgtaaccattttcgttaagtatgagtgttttgatatatgtcttgaagtcttccaaaagtattttaatacatctaaatacactacatgtatatacattttaactgagtcgttaagtcatcggtagtcgttacatgtaagtgttgttttgaaacctttaagttaacgatctcaattaatgttgttaacccattgtttattatatctaatgagatgttaaattattatattatcatgatattatgatatattaatatatcttaatatgatatatatatatacatttaaatgtcgttacaacgataatcgttacatatatgtcccgtttcgaaatccttaagttagtagtcttgtttatatgtatataactcattattaatatacttatggagatacttacttatcataatctcatgttaaccatatgtatatccatatatatatcgtcatgtcgtttttacaagttttaacgttcgtgaatcgccggtcaacttgggtggtcaattgtctatatgaaacatatttcaattaatcaagtctcaacaagtttgattgcttaacatgttggaaacatttaatcatgtaaatattaatctcaattaatatatataaacatggaaaagttcgggtcactacaacggtgAACTACCACAACCACCCGAAGTACACAACACAACGGACCCTCTAAGAAATTTCTTGCACGATATTCAGTTGGAGGAAGTTCCTAATTTTGAGGACGAAGGTCCGAATGACGATGAGACTATGAATGACATGACCACAACTGCTCTTGATGATTTAATTGACTCCACGCAAACCGAGCTATATCCCGGTAGCAAGTTGTCCTCATTAGAGTTTTTAGCCAAGTTAACACACATTAAGGTCTTGAACAAATGGACGAATACTTCATTCGACCAATTGTTAGAATTACTCATACAATCACATCCCCCAAATAACACGATTCCGAAATCATTTTACGAAACTAAGAAGTGGATGAGAAAGATCGGTTTAGGGTATCAAGCGATACATGCTTGTAAGAATGATTGTTGTTTGTTTTATAAAGAATACCAGGGTTTGGAAAACTGTCCAATATGTAAAGAGAGTAGATGGAAAGATGAACGCACAACGGGGAAAAAAGTTCCTAATAAAGTTTTGCGTTATTTTCCAATAACTCCAAGACTAAAACTGTTGTACAGTTCCAGATACACTGCAAAGGATATGACTTGGCATGCTACTGGGCAGTGCAATGAAGAGGGTAAGATGCGTCATCCGGTAGATGGTCGAGCTTGGAAAGAAATCGACAAAAGATATCCGGATTTTGCACGTGAACACAGAAACGTTCGACTAGGGTTGGCTGCTGATGGTTTCAATCCATTCGGCAACATGAATAATCCTTACAGCATGTGGCCAGTCATATTGACAACGTACAATACGCCGCCGTGGATATGTATGAAAGAAAGTTCTCTCATGTTGACTCTGTTAATTCCTGGTCCTAAATCACCTGGAAAAGATATTGATGTTTACTTGAGGCCTTTAGTTGATGAACTGAAGATTTTATGGTCCGAAGGGGTTGTTACACAAGACTCAGTTACAAACACGTATTTTCATATGAAAGCAATGCTTATTTGGACCATAAACGATTATCCTGCCCGTAGTAGTTTGTCCGGTTGGAGTGGCCAAGGCTATAAAGCATGCCCTACATGTAACGAGGACACTCCTGCTATGCGTGTGAAAAACAAAATTGTTTTTGTCAGTCACAGACCGAACCTTGAATCGAATCACCCATACAGAGAAAGCTTAGAATTCAATGGTAAGGTTGATCATACCTCTAAACCTAGAAAGTTCAAAGTAGCTGATATCGAAAACCAACTTACAGATTTGTTGCCAGTTGGTAATCCCGGTAAAAATCATACAAATGTTGGTGAAAAAAGAAAACGTCCCCCTAATTGTCGTCACAACTGGACTAAAATTTCTATTTTTCGAGAACTTGAGTTTCGGAAATATCTTCCACTACAACACAACTTGGATGTCATGCATATTGAAAAGAATGTGTTGGAGGCTATTTTGGGTACCTTATTAATGAATGACAAGTCCAAAGGCACTCACAATGCACGAGTTGACTTGGAAAAATTGGGTATTCGAAAATATTTGTGGCTCAAACCTAACACCAAAAGTAAAAAAAGATGGGCAATTCTTTAAACCTCTTCTCAAATACTCTTTAAAACTCGAAGACATGGTAAGTTTTTGTAAATTCATTAAAGAAGTAAAACTTCCAGATGGGTTTGGATCAAACTTCAGACACAAAGTGAACAAGGATAATTACCAACATTACGAACATGAAATCTCATGATTGCCATATCATGATGCAACTATTATTACCGGTCGGAGTTAACGCGTTTTTGGACAAAACCATCTCTACACCAATAATGTAGCTATGCGCATTCTTTAAGCAAATTTGTGCTCGAGAGTTAATGGTGGCAGACATATTGAAAGCTCAAAAACAACTGATTAAACTGTTATGTACTCTCGAGTTAATTTACCCTCCCGCTTTTTTTTTGACATAATGATTCATTTGGTGATGCATTTACCGGAAGAGGCTATATATGGAGGGCCTATTTACATGAGGTGGATGTATCCAATTGAGAGATACATGAAAAAACTCAAAACTTATGTTAGAAATAAAGCTAAGCCTGAAGATTGTATAGCTGAGGGGTACGTTGCTGATGAAGCATTAACTGCATGTTCAATGTCTCTTGAAGGTATACAGAAGAGATTTAATCGTCCTGACAGATATGCGGACGGGCCAATTAGGTCATGTGAGTTTCGTGTGTTCAACTCGTTATGTAAATTTATCAGTAAAGGTGTGTTCAAATCTCCGGCCCGGGATGTTCAGGATAAACTTCACTGGTATGTACTCGACAATTGTTCTGACATCGAAGAATACAAAAAGTAAGTCATTATActaaaatatgaattttcaatGACTTAACTGTGTAAACGTTGATCATACTAACAATTCTCTTTGAACATTTACAGTCAGTTTAAAGCAGAGAACCCCAATATGGACATGAAAACAAATTTTCCTAGTTGGTTCACCAACCAGGTAAACtcattgtgtatatatatacatatatatatgtatatatatatatatatatatatatatatatatatatatatgtatatatatatatatgtatatatatatatatgtatgtatatatatatatatatatgtatgtatgtatatatatatatatatatatatatatatatatatatatatatatatatatatatatatatatatataaatttaatttaCATTTGATAACTATTTTTTAATAGATACGTGAACTACAGTCAGTTGACGGATCGAAGTATAGCGATGAATTGATCTGTCTATCTGAAGGACCGGTGGGTACCTCAAACCATTACAGTGCCTGCAATGTGAATGGTGTCAGGTTTGTGGTTATAAATCGTGATGATCAACGCACAACACAAAATAATGGAATTGCAACACTCGCAGATGTCGGTGCTCGTGTCTCTAAGTATTATGGTCGGTTGGAAGATATTGTTAAGTTGCATTATGGTGGTGCATTTAGTGTTGTGTTATTCAGATGCCGGTGGTTCAAAATTGAGAACACCCGGAATCGTAAACGTACAGTTAAAGTGAATAACATAACTAGTATTGACACGAAAGATGAGTGGTACGAAGATGATCAACACATTTTTGCAACACAAGCTCAACAAGTCTTTTACATCGACGATCCTTCACAAACCTCTAGCAGCTGGAAGGTCGTTCATGAGGTACATCATCGAAAACTCTGGGATAGGGACATTATCGAAGACACCATACGGGATGTTGTACACGAAACTAATTCATCCGATCTTAGCCTTGATGCTGATTTAGATAATATGACTTATACAAGTATGAGTGTACCCGGAGAATCAATACCAATTCAGTTTAATCCACCAACACatgaagttaatgatgatgatgaagttgatgatgatgatgatgatgacatttgtgatgatgatgatgatgatgatgatgatgtggtggCTGATGATGAGCTAAATCCCCAAATTCCTCTAAATTAAGCTTACTCtagcgatgatgatgattattgatgtgtaattcttgtcatttatcaaaaaacacttgttgttgtaatcaaatgtttaatatatttatgaaTCTTATTTCTATGAATGTCTTTTTAAATTTTTCgcataaaatatatgtatatgtatacacacacaaacacacacacacacacacacacacacacacacacacatatatatatatatatatatatatatatatatatatatatatatatatatatatatatatatatatatatatatatatatatatgtatatatatatatacatatgtatatatatatacatatacgtatatatatatacatatgtatatatatatacatatatatatatatatacatatatatacatatatacatatgtatatatatataatgtatatatttatatatatatatatatatttatatatatatatatatatgtatatatatatatatatacattatatatatatatatatatatatatataagtatatacattatatatacatatatatatatacatatataatgtatatatatatatatatatatatatatatatatatatatatatatatatatcattgttctATTCACTTTATTTGTATTTATGCAGATGAATTTCTTTGCTCTCATTTTCCTAATGATCGGTGCTGGGGCCGGTGGCCAAGATAACGATCCCCAACCTAATGTAAGGGGTAAACAGGGAAAAACAAAAAACATAGGTTTACCAAAATTGAGAGATGCTCACGGACGACTCGACATTGACTTTGATTTTACGTTGAGAACCGTTAATCCGATAGGCCCTAATAGTTCAATGTTTGTTAATTTGATAGCTAGTGTTGTTAGGTCCCCAAAGTTCCCGAAACATTACACGTGTTGGGCGGATGTGCCAAGTTCTTCAAAAGAATTAGTTTGGATTAATATCCGCGTAAGTTTAACTAATtagtacttatacatatacatatacatacatatatacacgtatatacatatatacacgtatatacatatatacacgtatatatatatatacacgtttatatatatacgtgtatatatatacgtgtatatatatatatatatgcgtttcttatatacaatcttctaatatatctattattttttttCGTAGAATTTCTTTAAAATTGAAACTTGGCTAGAATCGGAGAGAGAACAACAAGTCCGAGCTGCTATTAACAAGACAGCGGGAGATAGATGGAAAAACGGAAAAAGTGAACAACAAGGTTATTACAAAAACCTTGTAAACGACTTTCCTAATGATATGAATTTTATTCGTTCCCACCCACCACCGGACGTTGAAGCCGAACTCTGGAATCCTTGTTGACTTGATGCTTAACGAAGAATACAAAAAGCGTTGTGAGCAAAATGCAAAAAACCGGTCTTCTGTCCAATACCACAGTTTGCATGGAAGCAAATCGACAGTTAAACATTTGGTAAATTACTTAAACCTCCTTGTTTTTAATGttttacataaatgataaaatgttAAAAAATATGTTATTTGATTTATATACGTTTAAGTTATTTTTTGTGTGTTTGTAGAACGATAATAAGGTAAAGCACAGTCCGCAACCTTTCGGTCCTATCAAAAATTACAAGCTCTTGCACAAACCCAAGGACGGAACCACGTGGACTAACGCTTTCAAACCAAAACAGAACTACGTAAGTAATAAATTTTCATAGATTTTGGTGTACTACATATAAATATAAGtcaaatggtatatatatatatatatatatatatatatatatatatatatatatatatatatatatatatatatatatatatatataagtcccgaaacgtgtgtatatatatatatatatat
This genomic interval carries:
- the LOC139900310 gene encoding uncharacterized protein, encoding MNDMTTTALDDLIDSTQTELYPGSKLSSLEFLAKLTHIKVLNKWTNTSFDQLLELLIQSHPPNNTIPKSFYETKKWMRKIGLGYQAIHACKNDCCLFYKEYQGLENCPICKESRWKDERTTGKKVPNKVLRYFPITPRLKLLYSSRYTAKDMTWHATGQCNEEGKMRHPVDGRAWKEIDKRYPDFAREHRNVRLGLAADGFNPFGNMNNPYSMWPVILTTYNTPPWICMKESSLMLTLLIPGPKSPGKDIDVYLRPLVDELKILWSEGVVTQDSVTNTYFHMKAMLIWTINDYPARSSLSGWSGQGYKACPTCNEDTPAMRVKNKIVFVSHRPNLESNHPYRESLEFNGKVDHTSKPRKFKVADIENQLTDLLPVGNPGKNHTNVGEKRKRPPNCRHNWTKISIFRELEFRKYLPLQHNLDVMHIEKNVLEAILGTLLMNDKSKGTHNARVDLEKLGIRKYLWLKPNTKSKKRWAIL